The genomic stretch TTAAAAAATGCCGGATCATTGAGCTCTGGTTTGATACTTGTCTTATTGACATCTTTCTCAATATCAAACAGTTCCTTCTCTGCGGCATAGCGAAGACGGACTGCATAATTGTCGGCGCACGATGTAAGTGCGAGAGCGGCAATTATCAGTGGAAATATAAGTCGGGCGATTCGGCGGCTGGTCATTCTTCGTATTATCGGTCGGGGCATCATAATCTATAATCAGCCAAGAATATAAGGGGATGTTGATTCTAATTCAAGGTAAATCAATACCGGCAAACCAGCCATTATTAAGCACTTTTTGGAAGAACGTCGTGTAGGGGTCTTTTTTATAATGGCATACCCGATAATGTCATTCCAGTCCGCCAATGGCGGAGAATCCAGGGTCAATAAACGTGCTGGCCATCCCCGGTCTGCACCACATTCAATGGTGTGCTTACTTTACCCCCCCTCTGATTTACAATTTCCGAGGTAAAACAATGGTAAATACGAATTGCTGCCCAAACGCTCCAGAAAAGGCACTCATGAGAGATTATGTGGTCAGAGATTTTGGGAGTTGATCTTCGGAGGCAATGAGGAGTTGTACCGGGACATTATTGAGCCCTTGGGTCACTTAGCATTAGAACGCAATGAAGAGGCGAAGCGACTTTATATTGAAAACCTCAATACATTGACCGCCGACTTTGTGAATCGTTTTTGCGACGGCGGAGTTATAAACTGGAATCAGTTGATCCGCTTTAATTCCGGCAAAGACTAAGTGTTCTCCCGCTCCGCCAAAAAAAACGCTCCCCTGAGACAAATATCACTCAAGAAGCGCCAGAGAGAAGGGGTTGGGAATCGCTAATTTTTCAATCTATTCCGATTGCGGCCATACAGATAAATCGCGCTCAATCCACTTCCCAATAAAATCAAGGTAGCCGGCTCGGGTACCCCTGAAACCGGTTCTCCGGGCGTTTCATAAGGCGGATTTGTGCTGCCCTTAGGAAGGCTTTCACTTCCGTTTGAGGTCTTCGTCGTGTCCACAACATTACTCGGGTTGCCGACACCGTATACATCATCCCATGTGCTAGTCATAGTCAGGACAAAAACAACGAGGGCTACCAGCCAATAAATTTGAATCCTATTCTGACGTTTGTACGTGACCATTTAGATCTTCCTTTCAGTCATTATCAATGCACTTTGTGCTCGATACATCGTAAAGCAAAGGTTATGCCAAATTTTTTCCCGCGCAGATATCCTTCTATCAATGAGCCGATTACAGAGTCAAAATCGACAATTGCAACCGCTCATACAAGTAGAAACAGACAGCAACCCATTGCGCAATTTTACTAGTAAATCACCAGTGATTCAGAAACGGAAATCCTTTCCATGCGACATAACTCACCTGCAAGAGAGGAAAAAATGAAAACAGGTATTGGAAAGCTGATTGCCCAACTTGCCGAGCCGAATGAACAGATGCCTAAGGCACTCATCTCACGCATCAATACAATCGTCAATCCGTCGGAAACAGTACGCGCGGAGGATGTCCATCCGCGGCAACCATATCGTGTGGGGCGCAGAACAAGTTGA from Candidatus Zixiibacteriota bacterium encodes the following:
- a CDS encoding PEP-CTERM sorting domain-containing protein; this translates as MVTYKRQNRIQIYWLVALVVFVLTMTSTWDDVYGVGNPSNVVDTTKTSNGSESLPKGSTNPPYETPGEPVSGVPEPATLILLGSGLSAIYLYGRNRNRLKN